The Mangifera indica cultivar Alphonso chromosome 19, CATAS_Mindica_2.1, whole genome shotgun sequence nucleotide sequence tgacttttaAAAGAATGTGATCAcattttaaactctttttcaAACCCCACAAGAAACTTAGATGTTTCCGTACACTGATGACAACTTGTTTGAGAAGGGGAGCGACGTCATGAAGAGGAGACTGaagacttttcttttcttccttgagACACCAAACGGCCGAATGGGAATGGAATAAATGAGCGAATGACTTTTGGGCTCTTTAATATGCTTTTAAAAAGCATTTCAAGGTGTGATATGATATGCCAAACAAAAGACGATGTTAAATGTGTTAGCAGCTTTTTAAGTGGAAGTACAATAGATTCCTTGTTTCTTCATTGCATTTGCATGGTGTTTTCTTCCTACTGAAGTAAGCTAGTTGCCTCTCATTAGTAAAGCCACTTCATTTGACTGTGTAATTCTCAGAAGAAGGATCAGTGGATATGATGATGGAAGGTGAAGGTAGTAGTAGCAGCAAGAAGAGAGGAGTTCAAAATCATGACGATGGCTTCATTAATACTCTGTTTTCTTGGTCTCTTGATGACATTCGTAACAAAAATCTTTTCAGTCATAAGGTTTGCTTTCTTtactcttcttcattttcagtaactaataaattttaataaagaaactcatattttatatttatatcccTAGGATATACCAgttaataattttcccttttaatcATCTGTAATGTTCGATGTTATGTTTGTTTGGCTTTTTAATTGTTACGTTCGGCGTTTCCCTTTTAATCATCTGTAATGTTCAGTTGTCTATGAAAATGGAGCAATGTTTTTAACTGCGGCATTGGCGTTTCCCGCTCATTCTTGTGTAAATGTTGGGGATGCTCCTCTCTTATTAGTGCAGTGCGGCtttacaaaaagaaatatttgtagtttgtttcctttttttttatttttatttttttggcaaCGGTTGATCTCATTCAGCAACAAGCTTTAGATGAGATTTCTCTTTACTTTCTAGTGCTTTCATCTTATGTTCAAGTTCATGCTGGCTGAAAATGgcttaattgatattttattactgaattGAGTAATTGTTTTATTCCTTTCAGGTGGAAAAAATTCCGGAATCATTTGAATCTGTCACTCAGTATTTGGGGTCATTTGTTTATCCTTTGTTGGAAGAAACACGAGCAGAACTGTTTTCACCTATGGAGATCATTTCAAGAGCACCTTATGCTAAGGTGGATGTTTTTAGGCCTCTTGGATCTGAGTTATTTGATGTTAAGATTGATTACTGGAGGAACAGGTTCAGTAACAATGGTAAAGAGCCTTATAAAACTTTGCCGggggatattttaattttagcagATGCGAAACCTGAAACTATTTCCGACTTGGAGAGGGTTGGTAGAATGTGGTCTTTTCTATCAGTCATGACAATCGCTGAGGATGATAATGATAGCACTTCTACTTACTTTAAAGTGAAGGCTTCAAAAAGCATCCAGCAGTTTGAAAGGGAGAAATCACTGTTTGTGATTTTCTTGGCAAATATTACTACTAACAGAAGAATATGGAAATCCTTGAACATGTCCCGAAATTTGAAGATTATCAAAAAAGTTTTACGCGGGAATTCCGTGGTAAGTTTTCTGAAGATGATTTACTTATACTATACTTATTCTTGCTGACATACATTGTGTAGTTTTTGATTGAGACTTGCATGTTGCATGACAGTCGGAGGAAAGTTGCCAAGTCTGTTCTGAACTGAATGGAGGGATCTTATATGAGAAATTTGGTAGTGGCTTATCATCAACATTGAATGCTTCGCAATTGAATGCAGTTCTTGCCTGTCTTGATGGAGTGCGTTGTGATCACAAGTCCTCTGTGCAACTTATATGGGGTCCCCCTGGAACAGGGAAAACTAAAGCTGTTAGTATGCTTCTCTTTACTCTGTTGAAAACAAAATGCAGAACCCTTACTTGTGCCCCGACGAATGTTGCAATTACAGAAGTTGCTTCTCGTGTTCTGAAGCTGCTGAAAGAATCGATTAAAACTGATGACTATGGAAGTGAGACTCTGATGCTTCCTCTTGGAGATATTCTCTTGTTTGGGAGTAAGGAGAGACTCAAAGTTGGTcaagaaatagaagaaatatATTTGGATTATCGCGTTAAAAAGCTTTCAGAGTGTTTTGGTACGCTGACTGGCTGGAGGCATTGCTTCTCATCCATGATGGATTTACTTGAAGATTGTGTTTCTCAGTATCACATTTTCTTGGAGAATAAATTGGTAAAGAAGAGAGAAAGTACTGACAAAAATGAAGTCAAAGAGAATTACAGGAATATGGAAATGGAAGGTGACAATGAGGAGTTTAAATCATTTCTTGAATTTGTGAGAGATAGATTTAAACATACTGCTACTCCTCTTAGGAATTGTATATTTATCTTCTGCACTCACATACCAAAACGTTTCATTTTGGaaagtaattttcaaaatatgataGATCTTAtcagtttacttgattctttcgaAACTTTGTTGTTTCAAAAAAATGTAGTTTCTGACGAGCTGCAAGAGCTCTTTTCACATTCAGTAGCTGAAGAGTTTTTTTCATCACCTGGGCATAGAAATTACTTGTTGCAGAAAAGGAGAGGTGAATGCCatacagttttaaaaaatcttcaGGATTCCTTTAATAAACTTAAGTTTCCAAGTGGTATGAACATAGATTCATTAAAAGCTTTCTGCTTTAAAACAGCTTCTGTAATATTTTGCACTGCTTCTAGTTCATTTAAGCTGCATTCAGTGGCCATGGAACCACTGAACGTTCTGGTCATTGATGAAGCGGCACAACTAAAAGAAAGTGAGTCGACAATACCCCTGCAACTGTTGGGCTTAAATCATACTATTCTCATTGGGGATGAGTGCCAATTGCCAGCAATGGTTAAAAGCAAGGTATGGTTTATGTTATTTCAACAGTTCTGGTGACTTTTTTGTATTTGGCCTTTGCTTTACTTTTTAAGTTCCTTTGTTCGGCTTTTTTTTTATCAGGTTACTGACGAAGCTTCCTTCGGGAGAAGCTTATTTGAGAGGCTGAGCTCATTGGGTCGCTCTAAACACCTGCTCAATACACAGTATCGGATGCACCCCTCAATTAGCTGCTTCccaaattcttatttttataacaacCGGATTTGGGATTCTCCTAATGTtaaaagaagaatcaacaaaaatgtctttttgcCAAGATCTCCAATATTCCGTCCATATTCTTTCATCAATATTCTTGAAGGGAGAGAAGAGTCCATTGGCCGTAGCTGGAGAAATATGGTTGAGGTAGCTGTTGTGATGAAAATATTGCAGAACCTGTACAAAGGTATGTGTTGTTGGAGTCTCATGTTTATATTAGCATATCATTCATTTAAATTCTGATATTCCACTTTGAGAAACAAAACATTAGCTCTATATTGTCAGCATTTTGATTGATGACTGTATGTCCCAGAGGCTTAACCTACCTTTCTATAGCAGGCAATTAATGAAACTAGCTTTTTTGAgaataatttatacatttacatggccttttatttcaattatgcaAATGGAAATCTAAAAGTGCGGATTTCTTGTTAATATCTAATGCTATATACTGTCAAATTTTTATTGGCTAACATCTCATGCATGTACTAATTTGTATTATGCATCACTTGTTAAACATGATTGAAGAGAAagagttaaattaaataatgaaatcattatataaatggCATGAATTGTTTCAACTTGAACAAATTCCAAACATACTTCTATTGAATCTCCTTATTATATCCATGGTAATTCATAATATGCAGATTGGAATGACTCAAAACAGAAGCTGAGCATTGGCATAGTCTCACCTTACAGTGCTCAAGTACaagcaattgaaaaaaaacttgGAGGCAAGTATGATGACTCTGATGACTTTACTGTAAAAGTGAAGTCGATTGATGGGTTTCAAGGTGGTGAGGAGgacattattataatttccaCTGTGAGAAGCAACGAAAGGGGATCCATTGGATTCTTGTCCAAGCCACAGAGAATCAATGTTGCACTTACAAGGGCCAGGTATACATGTAAATATTGTACATTGTGTTTTGTTCATTTTAGTAACTATAGTGAATAACTACGGTCCCTTTGATACCCTCTAGGCACTGTTTATGGATTTTAGGGAATGAAAGGACCTTAACTCATGGTGAATCTGTTTGGAAAATCTTAATCAATGATGCTAAGGACCGCTGTTGTTTCTTTAATGCTGATGAAGATAAGGATTTGGCCAAAGCTATATTAGAGCCCAAAAAAGAGCTTAATGAATTGAATGAATTGCTGAATGCTGACAGTGTACTTTTCAACAATCAAAAGTGGAAGGTATATTGTTTCCTTAGCTATACTTGCTTTGCCAATCAATTTTTCCTACCATGGTTAGTGCTTATATTTGTCAGTGACGCTGATTTCACTTGGATGTTCACTTGAATAACCTATTCTTGCAGCAGAACAGGAGTACTAAAGGCAAGGCAACGGAGGCAGGTTCAGAAGAGAAATTGGATAAGGACAGTAAGGAGGCATTGCAAGTTCATCTAGCCTCTGGTTCCCAGTGGCCAAAAAATTCTGAGAAGATTGAAAACAAGgggaagggaaagaaaaagccTAAGAGAAAGAACAAGCGAAATGGTAAGCAGAAAAACTAGCAACCAAAGCTAAGATTTTGCATTTCTGAACTTGATTGCCTTATGGTACAAATGGCCAAGTTTGTCAGTCTTTCTGGTTATATAAgaacaaattgttattttatattttaaatagttattgaTATTGAATGGTCAGTTTTGTTTCACAGAATTCTGGCGACAGAAAGATGCAGATGATGAAAAGAGCATTTTGTTGAATGCCCCAGCAGTTGAggtaatttcatttcttttttcacatCTGTTGAATGCAGTATGAATGAAGTAATAAgattagatttagattttttttttttttggtgattttacAGTTGGATGTTCACTTGAATAACCTATTCTTGCAGCAGAATAGGAGTACTAAAGGCAAGGCAACAGAGGCGGGTTCAGAAGAGAAATTGGATAAGGACAGGAAGGAGGCATTGCAAGTTCATCTAGCCCCTGGTTCCCAGTGGCCAGAAAATTCTGAGAAGATTGAAAACAAGGGGAAAGGAATGAAAAAGCCTAAGAGAAAGAACAAGCGAAATGGTAAGCAGAAAAACTAGCAACCAAAGCTAAGATTTTGCATTTCTGAACTTGATTACCTTATGGTACAAATAGCCAAGTTTGTCAGTCTTTCTGGTTATATAAgaacaaattgttattttatattttaaatatttattgatattgaaTGGTCAGTTATGTTTCACAGAATTCTGGCAACAGAAAGATGCAGATGATGAAAAGAGCATTTTGTTGAATGCCCCAGCAGTTGAGgtaatttcatttctcttttcacATCTGTTGAATGCAGTATGAATGAAGTAATAACattagatttagatttttttttttttttggtgattttacCGTTGGATGTTCACTTGAATAACCTAATCTTGCAGCAGAATAGGAGTACTAAAGGCAAGGCAACAGAGGCGGGATCAGAAGATAAATTGGATAAGGACAGTAAGGAGGCATTGCAAGTTCATCTAGCCTCTGGTTCTCAGTGGCCAGAAAATTCTCAGAAGATTGAAAACAAGgggaagggaaagaaaaagccTAAGAGAAAGAACAAGCGAAATGGTAAGCAGAAAAACTAGCAACCAAAGCTAAGATTTTGCATTTCTGAACTTGATTACCTTATGGTACAAATGGCAAAGTTTGTCAGTCTTTCTGGTTATATAAgaacaaattgttattttatattttaaatatttattgatattaaatggTCAGTTTTGTTTCACAGAATTCTGGCAACAGAAAGATGCAGATGATGAAAAGAGCATTTTGTTGAATGCCCCAGCAGTTGAggtaatttcatttcttttttcgcATCTATTAAATACAGTTTGAAGTAATAAGATtagattaagattttttttttttttgtgattttacgGTTGGATGTTCACTTGAATAGCCTAATCTTGCAGCAGAATAGGAGTACTAAAGGCAAGGCAACAAAGGCGGGATCAGAAGAGAAATTGGATAAGGACAGTAAGGAGGCATTGCAAGTTCATCTAGCCTCTGGTTCCCAGCGGCCAGAAAATTCTGAGAAGATTGAAAACAAGGGGAAAGGAATGAAAAAGCCTAAGAGAAAGAACAAGCGAAATGGTAAGCAGAAAAACTAGCAACCAAAGCTAAGATTTTGCATTTCTGAACTTGATTACCTTATGGTACAAATAGCCAAGTTTGTCAGTCTTTCTGGTTATATAAgaacaaattgttattttatattttaaatatttattgatattgaaTGGTCAGTTATGTTTCACAGAATTCTGGCAACAGAAAGATGCAGATGATGAAAAGAGCATTTTGTTGAATGCCCCAGCAGTTGAGgtaatttcatttctcttttcacATCTGTTGAATGCAGTATGAATGAAGTAATAACattagatttagattttttttttttttggtgattttacCGTTGGATGTTCACTTGAATAACCTAATCTTGCAGCAGAATAGGAGTACTAAAGGCAAGGCAACAGAGGCGGGATCAGAAGATAAATTGGATAAGGACAGTAAGGAGGCATTGCAAGTTCATCTAGCCTCTGGTTCCCAGTGGCCAGAAAATTCTCAGAAGATTGAAAACAAGgggaagggaaagaaaaagccTAAGAGAAAGAACAAGCGAAATGGTAAGCAGAAAAACTAGCAACCAAAGCTAAGATTTTGCATTTCTGAACTTGATTACCTTATGGTACAAATGGCAAAGTTTGTCAGTCTTTCTGGTTATATAAgaacaaattgttattttatattttaaatatttattgatattaaatggTCAGTTTTGTTTTACAGAATTCTGGCAACAGAAAGATGCAGATGATGAAAAGAGCATTTTGTTGAATGCCCCAGCAGTTGAggtaatttcatttcttttttcgcATCTATTAAATACAGTTTGAAGTAATAAGATtagattaagattttttttttttttgtgattttacgGTTGGATGTTCACTTGAATAGCCTAATCTTGCAGCAGAATAGGAGTACTAAAGGCAAGGCAACAAAGGCGGGATCAGAAGAGAAATTGGATAAGGACAGTAAGGAGGCATTGCAAGTTCATCTAGCCTCTGGTTCCCAGCGGCCAGAAAATTCTGAGAAGATTGAAAACAAGGGGAAAGGAATGAAAAAGCCTAAGAGAAAGAACAAGCGAAATGGTAAGCAGAAAAACTAGCAACCAAAGCTAAGATTTTGCATTTCTGAACTTGATTACCTTATGGTACAAATAGCCAAGTTTGTCAGTCTTTCTGGTTATATAAgaacaaattgttattttatattttaaatatttattgatattgaaTGGTCAGTTATGTTTCACAGAATTCTGGCAACAGAAAGATGCAGATGATGAAAAGAGCATTTTGTTGAATGCCCCAGCAGTTGAGgtaatttcatttctcttttcacATCTGTTGAATGCAGTATGAATGAAGTAATAACATtagatttggatttttttttttttttggtgattttacCGTTGGATGTTCACTTGAATAACCTAATCTTGCAGCAGAATAGGAGTACTAAAGGCAAGGCAACAGAGGCGGGATCAGAAGATAAATTGGATAAGGACAGTAAGGAGGCATTGCAAGTTCATCTAGCCTCTGGTTCCCAGTGGCCAGAAAATTCTCAGAAGATTGAAAACAAGgggaagggaaagaaaaagccTAAGAGAAAGAACAAGCGAAATGGTAAGCAGAAAAACTAGCAACCAAAGCTAAGATTTTGCATTTCTGAACTTGATTACCTTATGGTACAAATGGCAAAGTTTGTCAGTCTTTCTGGTTATATAAgaacaaattgttattttatattttaaatatttattgatattaaatggTCAGTTTTGTTTCACAGAATTCTGGCAACAGAAAGATGCAGATGATGAAAAGAGCATTTTGTTGAATGCCCCAGCAGTTGAggtaatttcatttcttttttcgcATCTATTAAATACAGTTTGAAGTAATAAGATtagattaagattttttttttttttgtgattttacgGTTGGATGTTCACTTGAATAGCCTAATCTTGCAGCAGAATAGGAGTACTAAAGGCAAGGCAACAAAGGCGGGATCAGAAGAGAAATTGGATAAGGACAGTAAGGAGGTATTGCAAGTTCATCTAGCCTCTGGTTCCCAGCGGCCAGAAAATTCTGAGAAGATTGAAAACAAGgggaagggaaagaaaaggcCTAAGAGAAAGAACAAGCGAAATGGTAAGCAGAAAAACTAGCAACCAAAGCTAAGATTTCGCATTTCTGAACTTGATTACCTTATGGTACAAATGGCCAAAAATCCTTTGCGGTTTGATTCTAAAAAGTACTGTTTTTGTACTGGAGGTTGCTACAACGATTATTCAATCATGGACTAAACACTTCATGGTTGAATGGTTGTATTATCAACGTCCCTTACAGggaacaaattttcaaattgtttatttGAATGCAGAATgtggataatttaattttattaatttggtatataaatgaataatgccataatatatatatatatatatatatatattcacaataTGAATGTTGGTATACATAGTAATGCAGaagatatatgtgattgtgtagcCGCTCTCGCATTAGATCCTAAAGCCTTGTCTACAACAAACGTGAAATTGCTGGCTAAGATAGCGCTAAACTTGGCTGTATCTAATTCCACAAGCAGCCTAAAATACATTGATGCAATGGCGAAGAAGGAAAAATCTTCACCGAAACTGAAATCGGCACACGAGTTCTGCATTTCACAGTATCAGTACACCGTGAATTCATTCAAAAGTGCTTTGAGCGACTTGGATGTAGATCCTATGACTGCAAATTATGATGCAAAAGTTGCTTCTGATGGTGCATCTTACTGTGCAGACAAACTGAAATCTGAGGGATTTCAATCTAAAGACGGTTACCAATAAGATGCGCTGAATtaattggtataaataatattctatgGCATGGTTACATTACATACGGgaaagttttcttctttttttgggAATAATTACTGATGTTATCTATTTGaatcaaatgatttaattttattaatatggtGGCATCTGAGGGTATTTATGTCTATTTTCAATAGTTATATAGATTAGACAAGGTGAAAgattaatcaattatttttatccagATCAATTCCCTCGATAAATTATTCTTCAATTTCCCAATTAACACCCATCTCTATAGTATATGGTTGGTGTTTATTTTGGATGAGATTGTATGATGCAAAAGATATTTCTGATTAATTACATAATGTAGCgaaaatgttttttattcttaattaattgtttaaattaagaTGACATGATAAATAATGTGTGATACCCACAGGCACAATCAAGggtaattttttccttttcacatTATTCtaattgataatatatgtagagcaatgttatgcatacatatttttgtatacataaatgagGACACacatgatatatcattatgtgattaaatattactttattcttaattcaaaataacttaattacttgatgatatatatcaaatgtgtacttaaaatgaatatatatagttttattgttatatgtaTTTAGACCCATATGCAACCATGTAACACAAGGGTGTATGCCCATGCATGTGCATATAAGAGTACACGCTTGTTGTCCCGTAAAGCAGAGGGACACGTGCATGTTGAGATGTGCCAAAATCTGAGAGAGCAGAGTTGGTTCAATGTGACGAACCAGAGAAGCTCAAGAAGAGTAAAAAAGAATTCTGTTTTATTGCTTATGTGTTTGATCTTTACATGTAATGGCTTTATATACTGAAAATTACAATCTATCTACGGCaacataatatttgtacaatctgctcatcaatataaacatgattttagggatgtgATAGCTAATAATCTGGGATGTGATATGGATGATAATTTGCTTGATTTCTGGGATATGATTTGCATGATTTCCAGGGATGTGGATGTGATTCTGATTTTCaatactccccctcaagctggtgGTTTGTAGATGTCATAAACTCCAAGCTTGTGTAAGAGATAAAAATGTTGTCTTGATCCCAGAGGTTTGGTGAATATGTCAGCCAACTGTTCTGTGGTTCGAATGTGGTAAGGTTTTATCAAGCCTTCCTGTATCTTGTCTCTTACAAAGTGACAGTCAATCTCTATATGCTTAGTTCTTTCATGGAAGACTGGATTGGTAGAGATATCCTTTGCTGCCTTATTATCACAGTAGAGTTCAACTGGTTTTGAGATTATTACGCCCAGATCCTCTAATAGACCACGAATCCATATTATTTCACAAGTAGTTTTTGCCATTGCCCGATATTCTGCTTCAGctgaagagagagagacagtAGATTGCTTTTTCGTTTTCCATGATATAAGAGAATCCCCAAGTTTTACACAGAAACCTGTCAGTGATTTTCTTGTCATAGGACACGTACCCCAGTCTGAGTCACAGTAAGCTGTTACTTTCAAGGTTTTATCTCGACGGAATAATAATCCTAGACCTGGACAtccttttagatatttaattaccTTTAAGGCTGCATCCATGTGAGACTGCTTTGGTGCATGCATAAATTGGTTGAGGACGATCCCATCTGCAGACTGAGCAATTTCAATccccaaaaaatattttggaggTCCTAAGTCTTTTATTCTGAAAGACTTATGGAGGTGAGTTTTCAGCTCTTTTATGGCGATTGTGTCATTCCCAGTTATGAGGATATCATCTACATAAACCACGAGGCATATGAATGATTTTCCTTGTCTTTTTGTGAACAAGGCATAATCATGTCTTGACTGTTTGAAACCTAGCTTGATCAATGCTTCTGTGATTTTAGTGTTCCATTGTTGGGATGCTTGTTTCAGGCCATACAAGGATTTTCACAGTTGACATACTAGATTCTCCCCCTGTTTGCGAATTCCGGGTGGAACTTCCATATAAATCTCTTCATCTAAGTCCTCATGAAGAAAGGCATTGTGAACGTCCATCTGATGAAGAGACCAATCATAAGAGGCAGCAAGGGCAAGGAGTGTGCGAACAGTAACATGTTTGATAACAGGCGAAAAAGTCTCTTGATAATCAAGCCCTTCCTGTTGAGTGAACCCTTTTGCaaccaatcgagctttatatCGTTCAATGGAACCATCTGCCCGGTGCTTTATCTTGAAGACCCATTTGCAGTCGATGGGTTTCCTATGAGATGGTCGTGGTACAAGGTCCCACGTTTTATTGAGATACAAAGCTTCTAACTCTTCTGCCATCGCCTGACGCCAATGAGGTAATTGTATTGCTTCTGAATATGAAGTAGGTTCACGATGTGCAGAGATGTGACTGATGCAAGCTCTGTGCCCTGGAGATAACCtgtcataattaatatatcaagaGATTGCATATGGGTTAGATGAAATAGTGAAAACATAGTCAGTGCTCCAAATGGGAGGTTTTGTGGTTCGTGATGATCGTCTCAAGGGAGCCAGATCAGGATCATCAAAGATAACTGGAACATCCACGGATAGGGTAGGTGAAGATGAGTCAGCACTTTGTTCAGATCCTGTCAATGTACCGCTAGTGTTACGAGGCGATGAAATTACCTCATATCTTTCTTTAAGAAACTCATTGTGTGTCATTGGTGACGAACCAGTGGATGTCATACCTTTAATTTCATcagcaaaaggaaaaacatcttTATGAAATGTGACGTCTCTACTGATGAAGATTTTGTTTGTTGTCATATCATATAGGCGATATCCCTTCTGTAGTGGAGGATATCCCATGAATACACAACGAGTTGCTCGGGTGTCAAATTTGTCTGTTTGCTGAAGTTTGGTGGAGTAGCAGAGACACCCAAATACTCTTAAGTGCCTGATGTCTGGTTTTTTGCCAAAGAGAAGTTCATAAGGTGTTTTGTCACCCAGAACCTTGGTTGGCATTCTATTGTTCAGATAGGCTGCCATGACCACATAATCTCCCCAAAATTGAGGTGGTATGTTGGATTGGTGTTTAAGGGCATGGGCTACTTCTAATAGAtttctatgttttctttctACAGTACCATTCTGTTGTGGTGTGTAAGGGCAGGAACTTTCATGAAGAATTCCATAAGAGTCAAGGTAAGTAGTGGTGGTATggttaaaaaaatcttttacatTATCTGTGCAGATTCGATGGACTTTTGTGTGGAATTGAGTTTGGACCATGGAcataaatttcaagaaaaaggtATGTGTTTGGGCTTTTAAACTCATGTGGTATAACCATGTAGCACGTGAGAAGTCATCTATTATGGTAAGAAAGTATTTGGATCCATCATAGTTAGGTGTACTATAAGGTCCCCAAATATCTAAATGTATCAATTGGAACGGTTTTGTGGTTGAAGTAGTGCTTGTGGGAAAGGAAATGCGAGTTTGCTTGGCAAGAGGGCAAATGGGACACTTTGGATATGGGATAGTACTCGAATGCCCTAATCTTTGATGGGAAATTAATGacactttattaatttgatttgtattacaaTGAGAAGAggtaatacaatttttatttaataaaggaaAGGTCTTGGGGTTCAGTGTCCAGTAGTATAACCCATGTTGTTCTTTACCCAAGCCTATCAGATTGCCAGTCAAATAGTCCTGAAATACGCATATAGTAGGTAAAAAGGTTACTACACATTTGTTGTCTGTGCATAGT carries:
- the LOC123203506 gene encoding uncharacterized protein LOC123203506 isoform X5, which codes for MMMEGEGSSSSKKRGVQNHDDGFINTLFSWSLDDIRNKNLFSHKVEKIPESFESVTQYLGSFVYPLLEETRAELFSPMEIISRAPYAKVDVFRPLGSELFDVKIDYWRNRFSNNGKEPYKTLPGDILILADAKPETISDLERVGRMWSFLSVMTIAEDDNDSTSTYFKVKASKSIQQFEREKSLFVIFLANITTNRRIWKSLNMSRNLKIIKKVLRGNSVSEESCQVCSELNGGILYEKFGSGLSSTLNASQLNAVLACLDGVRCDHKSSVQLIWGPPGTGKTKAVSMLLFTLLKTKCRTLTCAPTNVAITEVASRVLKLLKESIKTDDYGSETLMLPLGDILLFGSKERLKVGQEIEEIYLDYRVKKLSECFGTLTGWRHCFSSMMDLLEDCVSQYHIFLENKLVKKRESTDKNEVKENYRNMEMEGDNEEFKSFLEFVRDRFKHTATPLRNCIFIFCTHIPKRFILESNFQNMIDLISLLDSFETLLFQKNVVSDELQELFSHSVAEEFFSSPGHRNYLLQKRRGECHTVLKNLQDSFNKLKFPSGMNIDSLKAFCFKTASVIFCTASSSFKLHSVAMEPLNVLVIDEAAQLKESESTIPLQLLGLNHTILIGDECQLPAMVKSKVTDEASFGRSLFERLSSLGRSKHLLNTQYRMHPSISCFPNSYFYNNRIWDSPNVKRRINKNVFLPRSPIFRPYSFINILEGREESIGRSWRNMVEVAVVMKILQNLYKDWNDSKQKLSIGIVSPYSAQVQAIEKKLGGKYDDSDDFTVKVKSIDGFQGGEEDIIIISTVRSNERGSIGFLSKPQRINVALTRARHCLWILGNERTLTHGESVWKILINDAKDRCCFFNADEDKDLAKAILEPKKELNELNELLNADSVLFNNQKWKQNRSTKGKATEAGSEEKLDKDSKEALQVHLASGSQWPKNSEKIENKGKGKKKPKRKNKRNEFWRQKDADDEKSILLNAPAVELDVHLNNLFLQQNRSTKGKATEAGSEEKLDKDRKEALQVHLAPGSQWPENSEKIENKGKGMKKPKRKNKRNEFWQQKDADDEKSILLNAPAVEQNRSTKGKATEAGSEDKLDKDSKEALQVHLASGSQWPENSQKIENKGKGKKKPKRKNKRNEFWQQKDADDEKSILLNAPAVEQNRSTKGKATKAGSEEKLDKDSKEALQVHLASGSQRPENSEKIENKGKGMKKPKRKNKRNEFWQQKDADDEKSILLNAPAVEQNRSTKGKATEAGSEDKLDKDSKEALQVHLASGSQWPENSQKIENKGKGKKKPKRKNKRNEFWQQKDADDEKSILLNAPAVENRSTKGKATKAGSEEKLDKDSKEALQVHLASGSQRPENSEKIENKGKGMKKPKRKNKRNEFWQQKDADDEKSILLNAPAVEQNRSTKGKATEAGSEDKLDKDSKEALQVHLASGSQWPENSQKIENKGKGKKKPKRKNKRNEFWQQKDADDEKSILLNAPAVEQNRSTKGKATKAGSEEKLDKDSKEVLQVHLASGSQRPENSEKIENKGKGKKRPKRKNKRNAALALDPKALSTTNVKLLAKIALNLAVSNSTSSLKYIDAMAKKEKSSPKLKSAHEFCISQYQYTVNSFKSALSDLDVDPMTANYDAKVASDGASYCADKLKSEGFQSKDGYQ